Below is a window of Spelaeicoccus albus DNA.
ACCGTCGACCGGATGATGCGTAGCCCGGCTCCCGGCGTGAAGCCTTCGGCGACGAGCATCGTCAGCGCCGATTCGATCGAGGAGAGATTCCGTGGCGTGATGGCGGGCCGCGAGGCGATCAAGGGGACTACGCTGCGGTGGGCGATGAGGGATTGACGGAGCAATCCGGCGAAATCACGAAGGGCAGTACGCCAATCGTTCGCGTGACCGAACGGGTGAGGCGTCAGGGCGATCACCTGCTCGACGATGCCGTCCAGCAAGGCGGCCTTGTTCGGCACATGATGGTACAGACTCATGGCTTCGACGCCGAGCTCCGCGGCAACGCGGCGCATCGTCAGGTGGCCTAATCCGTCGCGGTCGACGATGCGGAGTGCGGCACTACAGATGTCCGATCGCGTGAGCTTTACCCGGCTGCCGTCGTGGTGAGGCATCAATTCTCCTTGACGAAACTTACTATGTAAGGCTACTGTACTACGTGCCTTACAACGTAAGGACATGAGAGGAGATTTAGGAGATCAATGACATCAACAACTGAGCCGCGCATCCGTGGCGAGAGAGTTCTCGCGCGGCGAGCTTTGCAAATTGGGCTGGCTCTCGGAGTGATTGCCGCGGCTGCGCCGGTCTTTGACCTGTTCGTCACCGCGTCGATCGAGTCACATGTACGCAGCGCGTACGAAGGCTGGTCGGCCGGCACCGTCGCGATGGACCGGAACGCCATCACCGGCTACCTCGTGGTGATCGGCATCCTGGGAATCGTCGGATGGGTCGGCGCGCTGTGGGCGTTACGAACCCGCATCGCATTCCCCGTGAGTGTCACGCTGTTTGTCGTCGGAACCGTATTGGCACTCGTCACGGCGTCATCATCCGGTGGCGCTTACGACACCATCGTCCCCGTGCAATTCGGCACCTTGGCATTGCTTCCATCGGTACCTGGGCTGGCCGCGGTCGTAGTGTTGTGGCGGGCGCGGAAGTTCCGCTGAGCAATAGGCGGCAGAAGCCGGCTGCCGATGCTATCGACCGACGGTTGCTATCGGCCGGCGAGGAATTTTTCGAGGTGGCGGGCGGTCTCATGCCAATCCGTCACGGCGATGCACCGGACGCCGAGTGCCTTGACGGCGTAGTCGTTGCCGCCCGGTTCGAGCTGGTCGCCGTAGAATAATAGGTCGTCCATCGTGAAGTTGGTCAGTGCGAGAAGCTGGTTGATGCCGTATCCCTTGTCGCGGCCCTTGCGGGTGACGTCGATCGAAGTCGACCCGCCGGCACGCACTTCGAGGTCGGGAAGCCGCGCATCGACGGCTTCCCGCAGCCGTCGCTTTTTGTCTCCGGTCGGATCCCAGCTCTTTTTCTGCTCGACCGGTGCGGATTGGCCGAGCGCCGAGAACGTCACTTGCGATTCACGGTCTTCAAGAATCGGGCCCCACGTGTCGTCTTCCCATAGATTGAGGGCGCGGGCGCTTTCCTCGAGAGCGGCGAAGGTTCGCTCCTTTTCGTCGTCGGTCAGCGCTTCCAAGTAGGTACGGTTCCAACCGCCGCGTCCGTCGAATTCGTAGTGCTGCGTGCCGCAGGCCGGAAGCAGATGCAACCGGTTGAGCCCGCCGGCGCCGGAGTCCGTCAGCGGCGTGATCACCTGCTTGCGGAACTGCTCGAACTGGCCGCCGGAGATCACGGCGACTTCGACGACGTCCAGAAGGCGCCCGAGCAGCGATGCCATGGCTGGATCCAGCGGCGACTTGGAGGGAGCCAGCGTGTCGTCGAGGTCGAAGACGAGCGCTCCGGGTGTCGTGGCGTCGTGCTGTGCGGCGTCGGACATAAGACTCCTTTGGGGCATCTGCCGGTGTCAGTGAAACAGCAGAGTATCAGCCGCTGTTGCCGGCACTCGGTGGGTTCAACCTACGAGGTTCGTCCTCCGGCCAGGGCGTCGACGAGGTTTGCGTACTCTTTCAGCGGGTGGTCGCGGCCGACCACCGGTTCGTCGGCATAGCGGACGACGAGCGAACGTACCGGTTTGGTGCCGATCAGCCGGCCGGTGTCCCCGGCGAGTTCGAGGGCGTGGTCGGCGCCGGTGTCCGCCAGCGATTCGGGACCGAACACCGCAACGGCCGGTACCGTGATGCCGCTGAAGTGCGGGGACCGCGCGGTGCCGCGCAGTCCCATGTGGTGGCCCGCCACGGCGGTCCGCGCCCGGGCGGCATGCACGGCGGCGGCGAAATCGTCCCGCTGCGCATGATCCAACGGGTCAGACACCTCGGCGAGCAGCTCGACGGACTCGTGCACGCCGGCCTTGCTGCGCGCCACCGTGAGGACCGCTACCGCCGTACCGTCGCCGGCGGAAGACCCGACCACGGCCAGCGTGGTCGGCGACGGCGCCCTGCTCCGGGCGAGTTCCGTGACTGCCGGCACGTGCCACGGTTCGCTCGCCGGCTCGATGACGCCCCACCCTTCGGGGTCGCTGCCGGTCGCCGCCCGAAACACCGCGGCGGTGAAATCGCCGATCCGCGTTTGCGCGCTCGCCGGATGCAGCACTTCGGCCTGCACGTGGAGGGCTCCGCGGGCCGCATTGACGTTGTCCGTGAACGCGTCGCTGACATCGTCGCGTGACGTGAACGAAGCGCCGTCCCACTTGAGGGTCTGCCCCGAATAGCCGTCGTAATACTCGCTGCCGTTGTCGACCACCCACGACCCCTCGACGGCGGCCAACCGCGCGCCGGCCGGCAGAGTCAATGCGCAGTCGGGCTCGGTCAACACCACGACCTGCCGGCCGGACTCGACGGCGCCGGTAAATTCTCGAGCGAGCTGTTCGGAGAGGTACACGGTGGGCTTGGCCTGCCGGACGACGACGGGCGAGTTTTCGTCGTCCACCGGTGAACTATTGAGTGGCCGCAATCCGTCATCCGTGACGCCCACAGTGAACCCGGTGGCATGCGCCGCGATCGATCGGATCAGCGTTGCCGCGTAGTCGCGAGCCGTCGGATCTCCGTCGCGTGCGTGGGCATCGATCCACCACGAGGGCGCCGGAGTGTTTGGATCGGGGGCGCCGAACAGACGGATCGATTCATTCGGGACGCGGATGCGTCGCGGCAGCTCCAATACCACCCGGCCGCCCGGACCGACATGAAGAACCGTGCCGCCCGAGCTTGTTCGGATGGCGTGGCCCCCGCCGGTGTCCTGAAGTGCCGCGCCGATCAGGTCTTGGGTGGGTTCGTCTCGGCACACTGCCACAAAATCGTTGCTCATCGGTCACCGCTTCCCTCGTTGCCGTCCGTCTCAGCAGTGACAGGACTCTCCGCCAGCACAGTCTGCACGGTCTTGGGCGGCCGGGACGCCTGAACCAGCCGGCCACGTCCGGCGGGCAGATGCGATGCGCGCACATTGTTGATCAGCGGCCCTTCGGTGCGGTCGCCCGACATGATCATCGAGCTGGCGCCGGAGTCGCGAAGGCCCATGAAGAACGACTCGTACATGCCGCGGCTGGCACCCGTGACTCGTCTGGTCAGGACGACGTGTAGGCCGATCTCTCCGCCCATGGCCAGATACGGCACGAACTCCTGCAGTGGGGAGTTTCCACCGGCCGTGAGCACATCGTAATCGTCGATGAGAAGCACGATGCGCGGCAGCGGGGTTTCCACGACTGCGCCGGCAGTGGTCGAATCGGGCACGCGGCCGGCCAGCTCTTTGGCGACGGACGCGCTCAGCTGGGCGGCCAGCGCACTGCTCGGCGCGTAGCCGCCGAGGTAGTCGTCGGGGATGACGGCACCGAGAGTGCGCCGCGGGTCGAACACCGCGAACACGAGTTCGTCGGCCGTCTGGCCGGCCATCAACGACGATGCGACGTGCTTCAGCAGATTCGTCTTGCCGCACGCGTCGTCGCCGAGAACTACCAGGCTGCCGTCACGGCCGAAGAGGTCGAGGGTTTCCACGCCCAGGTCGCTCTCCCGCAAGCCGAGCGGCACTGCCCCGGGCGCGAGCTCGACACAGGCCGACGACACGTCGCCCGGCGTCACGGCCGCGGGCAACACTCGCACAGTCCGTGCCGGTGCTTCGGTTGCGGATTCGGTGATCGCCGTGACCATGTCGCGCATGCCCTGGGTTGCCGTGTCGGCGTCAGCTTCGCCGTCGATACGCGGCAGCGCGAAGTGTCCCATCAGTTTCTTGTCCATCAACGCGCGCCCGGGCCGGTCGGTGCGGATGTTCTCGGCGAGCTTGCGGCCAAATGACGACTCGCCCGGATCACCCAGGCGGAATTCGATGCGATTGCCGAAGAACGATTGCTGTGACATGCGTACCTCGTTCCACCGCGTCGCAGTGGCTATCACGTGGACGCCGTATCCGCTGCCGCGCGCCAGGACGCCGTGCACCAGGTGTTCGATGTCCTCGTACGCATCGCCGAGCTGGCCGTATCCGTCCACGACCAGCACGACGTCCGCGCTCGCAAGCTCGGGAACCTTGTCCGCCGCATGCAGGTGGCGGAGCGTGGCCGGCGAATCGATTCCGTGACGCATGAAGATCTCTTCGCGCTCATCGAGCATTCCGGCGACTTCCTCAATCGTGCGGCGGACCATTTCGCGGTTCGTCCGCGACGCAATGCCTCCCACCTGCGGCAGGGCCTCCAGCGGCACGAGGCCGCTACCGAGCAGGTCGAGCCCGTACACGGCGACCTCGGCCGGGCCGTGAGTGAGTGCGAGGCTTGCGATGATGGTGCGCAGCGCCGTCGACTTGCCCGACTGGGGGCCGCCGATCAGCACCAGATTGCCGCCGGCATGCGTCAGGTCCAGGTTCCAGGCGGCTTGCCATTGTTTGGCGGGATTGTCGAGCAGCCCGATCGGCACGGTGAGTCCGCCGCCGGTGTGAAGCCGGACGCCGGCGCTGGTCATCGTCGCGTTGCCCGCCACCTGATCCAGCGCGATGGCACGCGGGAGCGGCGGCAACCAGATGGGTGGCGCGGCGCGCGGAAATTCCCGCAGCCGCTCGACGATCGTCGACATGACTGTTGGACCGGTCGTGCGGGCCGACGCCATGCTGGGCTGCTGAGTGTCGCCGTCCTCGTCGCCGGGTTCCGGGTCGGACAGTGTCGCCGCATAGCGGGGAAGGGGCAGTACCTCGGGCGGGACGTCGTCGGCGCTTTGCTCGTCCTCCGGTTCCGGCATCGGTCCGGACACATATCCGGCCTTGAAGCGGGTGTACGTGGTCGTGTCGACCTTGAGATAACCGAACCCCGGAACGGGCGGCAGGTGAAACGCGTCAGGAGTATCGAGGACCGTGCGGCTTTCCGACTCCGACAGGGTGCGCAATCCGAGCCGATACGACAAGTAGGTGTCGAGGCCGCGCAGCTTGCCGCCCTCGATTCGCTGGCTCGACAGCAGCAGGTGGACGCCGATCGAGCGGCCGATGCGGCCAATGGACAAGAACAAATCGATGAAGTCCGGTCGGGCCGTCAAGAGCTCGCCGAACTCGTCGATGATGACAACCAGGTGCGGCAACGGGTCGAGGTTGACGCCGTGCCGAGCCTGTTCGGCGCGGTGCAGCTCGTAGTCGGTGATGTTCGCCATGTTGCCGGCCGATTTGAGCACCTCTTGCCGGCGCTGGATCTCCCCGGCCAAGCTCGAGTTGACCCGTTCGATCAAACTGACGTCGTCCGACAAATTGGTAATGATGCCCGCGACGTGCGGCACGTCATCGAATGGAGCGAAAGTGGCGCCGCCCTTGTAGTCGACAAGCACCATGCTGAGCTGCTCGGGCGAATGCGTCACGAGCAGGCTCGAGACCAAGGTGCGTAGCAATTCGCTCTTGCCCGACCCTGTCGCACCGACGCAGAGCCCGTGCGGGCCCATCCCGAACTGCGCAGATTCCTTCAGATCGAGAAGGACCGGCTTGCCTCGGTCATCCAAGCCGAGCGGCACTCGCAAGAAGTCCACTTCGCTTCGCGGCTGCCACATGTGCTCGATCTCGGCAGTCGTGATCTCGCCGAGTCCGAGCATCCGGGCAAAGCCGAGGGTCTCCATAGCGGCGTCGTGTTCGAGCGAGTCCGGTGAAAGCCTCAGCGGCGCCAATTCACGGGCCAACCCCCGCGCGGTCGCAAGCGTCAGCGCGTCGAGTTCGCCATCCTCCACTATCGGACGGAACGGGTCCTCACGAAGATCCTCGAACCG
It encodes the following:
- a CDS encoding TetR/AcrR family transcriptional regulator C-terminal domain-containing protein; amino-acid sequence: MPHHDGSRVKLTRSDICSAALRIVDRDGLGHLTMRRVAAELGVEAMSLYHHVPNKAALLDGIVEQVIALTPHPFGHANDWRTALRDFAGLLRQSLIAHRSVVPLIASRPAITPRNLSSIESALTMLVAEGFTPGAGLRIIRSTVSLVLGHVVVETAPLNSTEKTDDSHSTGDPTASIDPGHFPLLVAGTNEIEPDSPEDRFALGIDAMLAGFEREKTG
- a CDS encoding HAD-IIB family hydrolase; this translates as MSDAAQHDATTPGALVFDLDDTLAPSKSPLDPAMASLLGRLLDVVEVAVISGGQFEQFRKQVITPLTDSGAGGLNRLHLLPACGTQHYEFDGRGGWNRTYLEALTDDEKERTFAALEESARALNLWEDDTWGPILEDRESQVTFSALGQSAPVEQKKSWDPTGDKKRRLREAVDARLPDLEVRAGGSTSIDVTRKGRDKGYGINQLLALTNFTMDDLLFYGDQLEPGGNDYAVKALGVRCIAVTDWHETARHLEKFLAGR
- a CDS encoding DUF6177 family protein: MSNDFVAVCRDEPTQDLIGAALQDTGGGHAIRTSSGGTVLHVGPGGRVVLELPRRIRVPNESIRLFGAPDPNTPAPSWWIDAHARDGDPTARDYAATLIRSIAAHATGFTVGVTDDGLRPLNSSPVDDENSPVVVRQAKPTVYLSEQLAREFTGAVESGRQVVVLTEPDCALTLPAGARLAAVEGSWVVDNGSEYYDGYSGQTLKWDGASFTSRDDVSDAFTDNVNAARGALHVQAEVLHPASAQTRIGDFTAAVFRAATGSDPEGWGVIEPASEPWHVPAVTELARSRAPSPTTLAVVGSSAGDGTAVAVLTVARSKAGVHESVELLAEVSDPLDHAQRDDFAAAVHAARARTAVAGHHMGLRGTARSPHFSGITVPAVAVFGPESLADTGADHALELAGDTGRLIGTKPVRSLVVRYADEPVVGRDHPLKEYANLVDALAGGRTS
- the eccCa gene encoding type VII secretion protein EccCa, whose product is MSVRLLHRPARTALPTRSGEPIIVENPPATPDGSGGMNMLSMIPMLGAAMSMTLMMLFRGSSLAAVGALMMVVTVVGSIVMLFSQRGKATRKRQQQREQYLEYLETTRAQLRSDEQTARNVARIGNPPPTALFDIVRNPERVWERRRGDEDFLDARLGLGSLPSRRVDVRAHSSPLQQRDRFMDAELELLRSRYQNSPGLPLLIPLDSVGPVSVVGDREFALAVCRNLLISAVAFQSPEDLQVGLAVPTDRFDDWEWATWLPHLADQERTHRTGPIRRIAPSLDELFDLMSGDLRSRSTMAAESRRNYLGSGTAERLSRILLFIDSMGDVPEPLRLPDRAATPADIALTGVYLVADRRWEPSDVAIRISQTPGGVRFEDLREDPFRPIVEDGELDALTLATARGLARELAPLRLSPDSLEHDAAMETLGFARMLGLGEITTAEIEHMWQPRSEVDFLRVPLGLDDRGKPVLLDLKESAQFGMGPHGLCVGATGSGKSELLRTLVSSLLVTHSPEQLSMVLVDYKGGATFAPFDDVPHVAGIITNLSDDVSLIERVNSSLAGEIQRRQEVLKSAGNMANITDYELHRAEQARHGVNLDPLPHLVVIIDEFGELLTARPDFIDLFLSIGRIGRSIGVHLLLSSQRIEGGKLRGLDTYLSYRLGLRTLSESESRTVLDTPDAFHLPPVPGFGYLKVDTTTYTRFKAGYVSGPMPEPEDEQSADDVPPEVLPLPRYAATLSDPEPGDEDGDTQQPSMASARTTGPTVMSTIVERLREFPRAAPPIWLPPLPRAIALDQVAGNATMTSAGVRLHTGGGLTVPIGLLDNPAKQWQAAWNLDLTHAGGNLVLIGGPQSGKSTALRTIIASLALTHGPAEVAVYGLDLLGSGLVPLEALPQVGGIASRTNREMVRRTIEEVAGMLDEREEIFMRHGIDSPATLRHLHAADKVPELASADVVLVVDGYGQLGDAYEDIEHLVHGVLARGSGYGVHVIATATRWNEVRMSQQSFFGNRIEFRLGDPGESSFGRKLAENIRTDRPGRALMDKKLMGHFALPRIDGEADADTATQGMRDMVTAITESATEAPARTVRVLPAAVTPGDVSSACVELAPGAVPLGLRESDLGVETLDLFGRDGSLVVLGDDACGKTNLLKHVASSLMAGQTADELVFAVFDPRRTLGAVIPDDYLGGYAPSSALAAQLSASVAKELAGRVPDSTTAGAVVETPLPRIVLLIDDYDVLTAGGNSPLQEFVPYLAMGGEIGLHVVLTRRVTGASRGMYESFFMGLRDSGASSMIMSGDRTEGPLINNVRASHLPAGRGRLVQASRPPKTVQTVLAESPVTAETDGNEGSGDR